One Luoshenia tenuis DNA window includes the following coding sequences:
- a CDS encoding SDR family NAD(P)-dependent oxidoreductase has translation MRKGVLVTGGSRGIGSGIARCMAQDGYDVAFTYRGAHKEAQALCRELEGYGARAFCRQANLEKVEDCRETVAWAAQALGQLDAAVCNAGVTLTYPFQDFPLEQMQTLMDLNLRGYLLTAQAAAKVMISAGRPGAIVMITSVRATRAFPEDAVYGGIKAALCRAAEGMALDLARYGIRVNTVAPGYIQTRDTPEVQAFSDGFGARIPLGRAGRPEDIGQAVRFLCSSQAAYITGATLRVDGGLILPGMPEVPFGPAWGNPDYPPDREILDYRFPGE, from the coding sequence ATGCGTAAAGGCGTACTGGTCACCGGCGGGAGCCGGGGTATCGGCAGCGGCATTGCCCGCTGTATGGCCCAGGACGGGTATGACGTGGCCTTTACCTACCGCGGCGCGCATAAGGAGGCGCAGGCGCTCTGCCGGGAGCTGGAAGGCTATGGCGCGCGCGCCTTTTGCCGCCAGGCCAACCTGGAAAAGGTAGAGGATTGCCGGGAAACCGTGGCCTGGGCCGCCCAGGCGCTGGGGCAGCTGGACGCGGCTGTGTGCAACGCCGGCGTCACGCTGACTTACCCGTTTCAGGATTTTCCTCTGGAGCAGATGCAAACGCTGATGGACCTGAACCTGCGGGGCTACCTGCTTACGGCGCAGGCCGCCGCCAAGGTGATGATCTCCGCGGGCAGGCCGGGCGCCATCGTAATGATCACCTCCGTGCGGGCCACGCGGGCCTTTCCGGAGGATGCGGTCTACGGCGGGATCAAGGCTGCGCTCTGCCGCGCGGCTGAGGGGATGGCCCTTGATCTGGCGCGCTACGGCATCCGGGTCAACACCGTGGCCCCGGGCTATATCCAGACCCGGGATACCCCCGAAGTGCAGGCGTTTTCAGATGGGTTCGGCGCGCGCATTCCCCTGGGCCGGGCCGGGCGGCCGGAGGATATCGGCCAGGCTGTGCGCTTTTTGTGCTCCTCTCAGGCCGCCTACATCACCGGCGCCACCTTGCGGGTGGATGGCGGATTGATCCTTCCCGGCATGCCGGAGGTACCCTTTGGCCCCGCCTGGGGCAACCCGGACTATCCGCCGGACAGAGAGATACTGGACTACCGCTTCCCCGGCGAATAA
- a CDS encoding aldehyde dehydrogenase yields the protein MGPTQRGAYKRLFFVQGGTYMDLQALASRQQAYFDAGHTRPAAFRRAQLQKLTDALRAHEPALVRALAEDLGKSPSESYLSEVGMIYAEAREMQRHLGKWARPQRVPTPLANFPGKGRIYPEPYGRCLILAPWNYPALLSLQPLVGALAAGNCAVLKPSEYAPHTARVLEDILTQAFAPEYVAVVQGGPEVSQALCQHPFDLIFYTGGGQVGRKVMAAAAQHLTPVILELGGKSPCIVDQTADLALAARRIVWGKFLNAGQTCVAPDYLLVHQDVCQPLLERMRETIAAFYGPEPLQNPDYPKIISPRHFERLTGLLAGCRVLAGGKTDPDACKIAPTLLGDVDMDSPIMQEEIFGPLLPVLPYAGLDEAFAQVRSGPKPLAAYCFTRDRHTQQRFLHTLSFGGGCINDTVMHLASPALPFGGVGESGMGAYHGQASFEAFTHRKGVLKKGLWPDIPLRYPPYTKRKQDMIRKVMK from the coding sequence ATTGGACCAACACAAAGGGGCGCATACAAGCGCCTCTTTTTTGTTCAAGGAGGTACGTATATGGATCTACAGGCTTTGGCTTCCCGCCAGCAGGCGTATTTTGACGCGGGGCACACCCGCCCGGCAGCCTTTCGCCGCGCGCAGCTGCAAAAGCTGACCGATGCCCTGCGCGCCCACGAGCCGGCGCTGGTGCGCGCATTGGCCGAAGACCTCGGCAAGTCCCCTTCGGAAAGTTATTTAAGCGAGGTGGGCATGATCTACGCCGAGGCCCGCGAGATGCAGCGGCACCTGGGGAAGTGGGCCCGCCCGCAAAGGGTCCCCACCCCGCTGGCCAATTTCCCCGGCAAGGGCAGAATCTACCCAGAGCCCTATGGCCGCTGCCTGATCCTGGCGCCCTGGAATTACCCCGCGCTGCTCAGCCTCCAGCCGCTTGTAGGCGCGCTGGCCGCCGGCAACTGCGCGGTGCTCAAGCCCTCGGAATACGCGCCGCATACGGCCCGGGTGCTGGAGGATATCCTGACGCAGGCCTTTGCCCCGGAGTACGTGGCCGTGGTGCAGGGCGGCCCGGAGGTGAGCCAGGCCCTTTGCCAGCACCCCTTTGACCTTATCTTTTACACCGGCGGCGGCCAGGTGGGCCGCAAGGTAATGGCGGCTGCGGCCCAGCATCTGACCCCGGTGATCCTGGAGCTGGGGGGCAAAAGCCCCTGTATCGTGGATCAGACTGCCGACCTTGCGCTGGCCGCGCGGCGCATCGTATGGGGCAAATTTTTAAACGCCGGGCAGACCTGTGTCGCGCCGGATTATCTGCTCGTCCATCAGGACGTATGCCAACCCTTATTGGAGAGGATGCGCGAGACCATCGCCGCGTTTTACGGCCCAGAGCCTTTGCAGAACCCGGATTATCCCAAGATCATCTCGCCCCGGCATTTTGAACGGTTGACCGGGCTTTTGGCCGGTTGCCGCGTCCTTGCCGGGGGAAAGACCGATCCTGACGCCTGCAAGATCGCCCCTACCCTGCTGGGCGATGTGGATATGGACAGCCCCATCATGCAGGAGGAGATCTTTGGCCCTCTGCTGCCGGTGCTGCCCTATGCCGGCCTTGACGAGGCCTTTGCCCAGGTGCGCAGCGGCCCTAAACCCCTGGCTGCCTATTGCTTTACCCGGGACCGGCATACCCAGCAGCGCTTTTTGCACACCCTCTCTTTTGGCGGGGGGTGTATCAACGATACGGTGATGCACCTGGCCTCGCCCGCCCTGCCCTTTGGCGGCGTGGGGGAAAGCGGGATGGGCGCTTACCACGGCCAGGCCAGCTTTGAGGCCTTCACCCACCGGAAGGGTGTGCTTAAAAAGGGCCTGTGGCCGGATATTCCCCTGCGTTACCCGCCCTATACAAAGCGAAAACAGGACATGATCCGCAAGGTGATGAAATAG
- a CDS encoding ABC transporter permease, protein MRNNSGPMLLRDLRREIARTAGRFISITVIVALGVAFFVGLRATGPDMRQSADGYFDRQQMMDLELLSTLGFTQEDVQALQAQTGAAQVQPGYQLDALVVQDTAETVVKLYSIPPQGEQMLSRPSLVEGAWPQSEDECLVDTRLCQRAGLAVGDTLTLDEGRGAQEGQQDEPHLGRQTFRIAGTVESPLFIDLERGTSTLGNGQADAFVYLPQSAFESEVYTQVQLTVSGASGLNSFLQPYWDVVDPVAQQLETLGESRAAQRLSDVRGQAQEKLSDAREALESAGQERDAALEAAQAELDEGAQAIEQGEAEYARSQAELAEKLEAGAQAIEQAQAQIDAGQLELEVQQQALEQQAALLDEQQAALEENEAEYQARKAQLEQGQADFEAQRPQIEALEKQVADFDALAAQIAAYPTPGDETYALLVARYEALKPAVEALRPKLEAAQETQQALEAWDAQLAQAAAELEQGRAALSAGRTAISDARSQLDAAKAQLQQGRQELERQRTALETGRREGYQALALARARLDEAQAAYDAGLAELETQKAETQGQLDEAQAQIDTAQQQLDGVTSCRWYVLDRRDNAGFSGYDEDAARVTAVADVFPVLFFLVAALVSLTTMTRMVEEQRTHIGVLKALGYRPWAVAFKYVAYALLSTLLGCALGMMAGFWGLPRVISSVYAILYTVPPVQTPFIPSYAIGATLLAVACTALSAFAACAATLREAPSQLLRPRAPKAGRRVMLERIGWFWKRLSFIRKVTARNLLRYQRRFWMTVLGIAGCMALLLTGFGLRDSIMSIVPRQFEGISHYQLMVSVDPDAAAGDLEAVAAALKGPDGAASTLMVSMQNMQATGPEGGGSNDAIVVALEEGEPLGDYISLHPRASEEETAVTGGEAVITEKLASLLGIGVGDALTLKAPGNGEEPVSVVVGAIVENYVYHYVYLTQEGYAATFGKAAQPNTYLCRLEGEDAARDDALAKKLTANAAVRQVRFTTKGLEDINQMLSSINYVVYVIIIAAGALAFVVLYNLANINITERTRELATIKVLGFYDGEVTAYVCRENALLTVLGILLGLVGGYFLHQYVVVTCEVDMVMFGREIAPMSYLYGAGMTALFAALVNLVLHRKLQKIDMIEALKSVE, encoded by the coding sequence ATGAGAAATAACAGCGGCCCCATGCTTTTGCGGGACCTGCGCCGGGAGATCGCCCGCACGGCGGGGCGCTTTATCTCCATCACCGTGATCGTGGCGCTGGGCGTAGCCTTTTTTGTAGGCCTGCGGGCCACGGGGCCGGATATGCGCCAGAGCGCCGACGGATATTTTGACCGCCAGCAGATGATGGACCTGGAGCTGCTCTCCACCCTGGGCTTCACCCAGGAGGACGTGCAGGCTTTACAGGCCCAGACGGGCGCTGCCCAGGTGCAGCCCGGCTATCAGTTAGATGCGCTGGTGGTGCAGGACACGGCGGAAACGGTGGTCAAACTTTATTCCATCCCGCCGCAGGGAGAGCAGATGCTCAGCCGGCCCAGCCTGGTGGAGGGCGCCTGGCCCCAAAGCGAGGACGAGTGCCTGGTCGATACCCGGCTATGCCAGCGCGCGGGCCTTGCGGTGGGGGATACCCTTACCCTGGATGAGGGGCGCGGCGCGCAGGAAGGCCAGCAGGATGAGCCGCACCTTGGCAGGCAGACCTTCCGCATCGCAGGGACGGTGGAAAGCCCGCTGTTTATCGATCTGGAGCGGGGCACCAGCACCCTGGGCAACGGGCAGGCGGATGCTTTTGTTTACCTGCCCCAGTCCGCCTTTGAGAGCGAGGTCTATACCCAGGTACAGCTCACCGTATCCGGCGCATCCGGCCTTAACAGCTTTTTGCAGCCCTATTGGGATGTGGTAGACCCGGTGGCGCAGCAGCTGGAAACGCTGGGGGAGAGCCGCGCGGCGCAGCGGTTAAGCGATGTGCGCGGCCAGGCGCAAGAAAAGCTCTCCGATGCCCGGGAAGCGTTGGAAAGCGCCGGGCAAGAGCGGGACGCCGCGCTTGAGGCGGCCCAGGCGGAGCTGGATGAAGGGGCGCAGGCCATTGAGCAGGGGGAGGCGGAGTACGCCCGCAGCCAGGCGGAGCTGGCCGAAAAGCTGGAGGCCGGAGCGCAGGCCATAGAACAAGCCCAGGCGCAGATCGACGCGGGCCAGTTGGAGTTGGAAGTCCAGCAACAGGCGTTGGAGCAGCAGGCCGCACTTTTGGATGAGCAGCAGGCAGCGCTTGAGGAAAATGAGGCGGAATACCAGGCGCGAAAGGCGCAGCTGGAGCAGGGCCAGGCGGACTTTGAGGCACAACGGCCCCAGATAGAGGCGCTGGAAAAGCAGGTGGCGGATTTTGATGCGCTGGCTGCGCAGATCGCGGCCTACCCCACGCCAGGGGATGAGACCTATGCCCTTTTGGTGGCCCGCTATGAGGCGCTAAAGCCTGCGGTAGAGGCGCTGCGCCCCAAACTGGAGGCAGCGCAGGAGACCCAGCAGGCCCTGGAAGCATGGGATGCGCAGCTTGCCCAGGCGGCGGCCGAGCTTGAGCAGGGGAGGGCTGCGCTATCTGCCGGCCGCACGGCGATTTCCGATGCGCGCAGCCAGCTGGATGCCGCTAAAGCCCAGCTGCAACAGGGGCGCCAGGAGCTGGAGCGCCAGCGCACAGCGCTGGAAACCGGCCGCCGGGAGGGGTACCAGGCGCTCGCCTTAGCGCGCGCCCGGCTGGACGAGGCACAGGCGGCGTACGATGCGGGCCTGGCGGAGCTTGAAACGCAAAAGGCCGAAACCCAAGGGCAGCTGGATGAGGCGCAGGCGCAGATCGATACGGCGCAGCAGCAGCTGGACGGGGTGACCAGTTGCCGCTGGTACGTGCTGGACCGCAGGGATAACGCAGGGTTTTCCGGTTACGATGAGGATGCGGCCCGGGTGACGGCGGTAGCGGATGTGTTCCCGGTGCTGTTTTTCCTGGTGGCGGCCCTGGTCAGCCTGACCACGATGACCCGTATGGTAGAAGAGCAGCGCACCCATATCGGCGTGCTCAAGGCCCTGGGTTACAGGCCCTGGGCGGTGGCCTTTAAATATGTGGCGTACGCGCTGCTTAGCACGCTTTTGGGCTGCGCGCTGGGGATGATGGCGGGCTTTTGGGGCCTGCCGCGGGTAATATCCTCGGTATACGCCATTTTATACACGGTGCCGCCAGTGCAAACGCCCTTTATCCCGTCCTATGCCATTGGGGCTACGCTGCTGGCCGTGGCCTGCACGGCGCTATCGGCCTTCGCGGCCTGCGCGGCGACGCTGCGGGAGGCCCCCTCCCAACTGTTGCGCCCGCGCGCGCCCAAGGCCGGGCGCCGGGTGATGCTGGAGCGGATCGGCTGGTTTTGGAAGCGGCTCTCTTTTATCCGCAAGGTGACCGCGCGCAACCTTTTGCGTTACCAGCGCCGGTTTTGGATGACGGTGCTGGGCATCGCCGGGTGCATGGCGCTGCTGCTGACCGGCTTTGGCCTGCGGGATTCCATCATGTCCATCGTGCCCAGGCAGTTTGAGGGGATCAGCCACTATCAGCTGATGGTATCGGTTGACCCGGATGCCGCCGCGGGCGACCTTGAAGCGGTAGCCGCCGCGCTCAAAGGCCCGGACGGCGCGGCCAGCACCCTTATGGTCTCCATGCAGAACATGCAGGCCACGGGCCCGGAGGGCGGAGGCAGCAACGATGCCATCGTCGTCGCTTTAGAAGAAGGAGAGCCTTTAGGGGATTACATCTCGCTGCACCCCCGCGCCTCTGAGGAGGAGACCGCGGTGACCGGCGGCGAGGCGGTGATCACCGAAAAGCTGGCCAGCCTGCTGGGTATCGGCGTGGGAGATGCCCTCACCCTGAAGGCGCCGGGCAATGGGGAAGAGCCGGTGAGCGTGGTGGTGGGCGCGATCGTTGAAAACTACGTTTACCATTACGTGTACCTGACCCAGGAGGGGTACGCCGCGACCTTTGGGAAGGCGGCGCAGCCCAATACCTACCTTTGCCGCCTGGAAGGGGAGGATGCGGCCCGGGATGATGCGCTGGCCAAGAAACTGACCGCCAACGCGGCCGTGCGCCAGGTGCGCTTTACCACCAAGGGCCTGGAGGATATCAACCAGATGCTGAGCAGCATCAATTACGTGGTTTACGTCATCATCATCGCCGCGGGGGCGCTGGCCTTTGTGGTGCTTTATAACCTGGCCAATATCAATATTACAGAGCGCACGCGGGAGCTGGCTACCATCAAGGTGCTGGGCTTTTACGATGGCGAGGTGACGGCCTATGTCTGCCGGGAAAACGCCCTGCTGACGGTGCTGGGCATCCTTTTGGGGCTGGTGGGCGGCTACTTTTTGCACCAGTACGTGGTGGTGACCTGCGAGGTGGATATGGTGATGTTTGGCCGGGAGATCGCCCCCATGAGCTACCTGTACGGCGCGGGGATGACGGCGCTGTTCGCCGCGCTGGTCAACCTGGTACTGCACCGCAAGCTGCAAAAGATCGATATGATCGAGGCGCTGAAAAGCGTGGAATAA
- a CDS encoding FtsW/RodA/SpoVE family cell cycle protein, whose translation MREHWPSANGLVFVIAIFQLLAFALLAVKAQPVDYGALMLGALSVAILLFQYLVFVRVFPGLDRWILIIANMLVSLGFILQYRLNPDMCIRQMQWFGVAVVCMVVALIAVRYWTWLDKLSYVYMGITLAFLVLTLLFGSREGGAKSWFSFGTVSFQPSELGKILLVFALASAMKERRSLWRLIPLGIFAAVSVGLLVLQKDLGAALLYFSTSIVVFYIATSNLLLTGAALGAAGVGSVAAYKLFSHVRVRIAAWQNPWADVEGGGYQIVQSLIAIASGGLLGLGLGLGSPKSIPAYHTDFIFAVICEEFGVLVGIAVILFYVVLILRGARIALDAGQTFYKLVAIGCTAMVALQTFIIVGGVIKMIPLTGVTLPFVSYGGSSLVTNMVLIGILEAVAVRNHAMRESAMGPVEIPGYNIDEDAYYDEDAYDQEYADYEDEYYDQDDDEAQQAYDQEDEYPQDGQEDAVERRQSGESGTRGKKGGGRK comes from the coding sequence ATGCGTGAACATTGGCCCAGTGCCAACGGCCTGGTCTTCGTTATCGCGATATTCCAGCTGCTGGCCTTCGCGCTGTTGGCGGTAAAGGCGCAGCCCGTGGATTACGGGGCGTTGATGCTGGGGGCGCTCTCGGTGGCGATATTGCTGTTTCAATACCTGGTTTTTGTGCGGGTATTCCCGGGGCTAGACCGGTGGATCCTGATCATCGCCAACATGCTGGTATCCCTGGGCTTTATCTTGCAATACCGGCTGAACCCGGATATGTGCATCCGACAGATGCAGTGGTTCGGCGTGGCGGTGGTGTGCATGGTGGTGGCGCTGATCGCCGTGCGGTATTGGACGTGGCTGGATAAGCTCAGCTATGTATATATGGGCATTACCCTGGCCTTTCTGGTGCTGACGCTGCTGTTTGGCAGCCGGGAGGGCGGGGCTAAAAGCTGGTTCAGCTTTGGCACGGTCAGCTTTCAGCCGTCCGAGTTGGGCAAGATTCTGCTGGTATTCGCTCTGGCCAGCGCCATGAAGGAGCGGCGCAGCCTGTGGCGGCTGATCCCCTTGGGGATATTTGCCGCCGTTTCGGTGGGGCTATTGGTGCTGCAAAAGGATCTGGGCGCAGCGCTGTTATACTTTTCAACCTCTATTGTGGTGTTTTATATCGCCACCAGCAACCTGCTGCTGACTGGGGCGGCCCTGGGCGCGGCGGGGGTAGGCTCGGTGGCCGCGTATAAGCTGTTCTCCCACGTGCGGGTGCGCATCGCGGCCTGGCAAAACCCCTGGGCGGACGTGGAGGGCGGCGGTTATCAGATCGTGCAGTCGTTGATCGCCATCGCCAGCGGCGGGCTGCTGGGTCTGGGCCTGGGCCTGGGAAGCCCCAAGAGCATACCGGCCTACCATACGGACTTTATCTTCGCGGTGATCTGCGAGGAGTTCGGGGTGCTGGTGGGCATCGCCGTTATCCTCTTTTATGTGGTGCTGATCCTGCGCGGGGCGCGCATCGCCCTGGATGCGGGGCAGACCTTTTACAAGCTGGTGGCCATCGGCTGTACGGCCATGGTGGCGCTGCAGACCTTTATCATCGTAGGCGGGGTGATCAAGATGATCCCGCTCACCGGCGTAACGCTGCCCTTTGTCAGCTACGGGGGCAGCTCGCTGGTCACCAATATGGTGCTGATCGGCATTCTGGAGGCGGTGGCTGTGCGCAACCATGCCATGCGCGAAAGCGCCATGGGCCCGGTAGAGATCCCCGGTTATAATATCGACGAGGACGCCTATTACGATGAGGATGCGTATGACCAGGAGTACGCCGACTACGAGGATGAGTATTACGACCAGGACGATGATGAAGCGCAGCAGGCCTACGACCAGGAGGACGAATATCCGCAGGACGGGCAGGAAGACGCGGTAGAGCGCCGGCAAAGCGGAGAATCGGGAACGCGCGGCAAGAAGGGAGGCGGCCGTAAATGA
- a CDS encoding PIN/TRAM domain-containing protein — protein MIARVLRGIVTLVGVLAGWSLGIVMLGFNFLGGGELGRYMPIWGHLILVLTCAAVGGAMAFLLAPPLFRAVYRVAGALEQRLSATPIADLVAGALGLLVGLAVAFMLSFLANDLPVFWLSVVVKLSIYMLLGLLGMRLAVRRRSELMDYFAALRRREQERAAQAEGLKPPADKVLDTSAIIDGRIFDVVRAGFVDGRLSVPDFVLQELRHIADSPDPLRRQRGRRGLEMLESIRQELPARVHVVRRERRTGEEVDAALCRIAREEGGCVVTTDYNLNKMAGVQGVRVLNVNELAGAMRQRLLPGEQFTVQILREGREKEQGLAYLDDGTMIVIEGGRPYIGMRRQVEVTSLLQTAAGQMVFVKLV, from the coding sequence TTGATCGCCAGGGTATTGCGGGGGATCGTCACGCTGGTGGGCGTGCTGGCCGGGTGGAGCCTGGGGATCGTGATGCTGGGCTTCAACTTTCTGGGCGGGGGAGAACTGGGCCGGTACATGCCGATTTGGGGGCATCTGATTTTGGTGCTGACCTGCGCGGCGGTGGGCGGGGCGATGGCCTTTTTGCTGGCGCCGCCGCTTTTTCGCGCGGTGTACCGTGTAGCCGGGGCGTTGGAGCAGCGCCTGAGCGCCACGCCCATTGCGGATCTGGTGGCAGGCGCCCTGGGGCTTTTGGTGGGGCTGGCGGTGGCCTTTATGCTCTCTTTTCTGGCTAACGATCTGCCGGTCTTCTGGCTGAGCGTGGTGGTCAAGCTGTCGATCTACATGCTGCTGGGGCTGCTGGGGATGCGCCTGGCTGTGCGCCGCCGCAGCGAACTGATGGATTACTTTGCCGCGCTGCGCCGCCGCGAGCAGGAGCGGGCCGCCCAGGCCGAGGGGCTAAAGCCACCGGCGGATAAGGTGCTGGATACCAGCGCGATCATCGACGGGCGGATCTTTGACGTGGTGCGGGCGGGCTTTGTGGACGGGCGCTTGTCCGTGCCGGATTTTGTACTGCAGGAGCTGCGCCACATTGCCGATTCGCCGGACCCTTTGCGCCGCCAGCGGGGCCGGCGAGGGCTGGAGATGCTCGAAAGCATCCGCCAGGAACTGCCCGCCCGGGTGCATGTGGTGCGCCGGGAGCGCCGGACAGGTGAAGAGGTGGACGCGGCGCTTTGCCGTATCGCCCGGGAAGAGGGGGGGTGCGTGGTTACCACCGATTATAATCTAAATAAAATGGCGGGGGTACAGGGGGTGCGGGTGCTCAACGTCAACGAATTGGCCGGGGCCATGCGCCAGCGCCTGCTGCCCGGGGAGCAGTTCACCGTGCAGATTCTGCGGGAGGGCCGGGAAAAAGAGCAGGGCCTGGCCTATCTGGACGATGGGACGATGATCGTCATCGAGGGCGGCAGGCCTTATATCGGCATGCGGCGCCAGGTAGAGGTGACAAGCCTGCTGCAAACGGCGGCGGGGCAGATGGTATTTGTGAAGTTGGTGTAA
- a CDS encoding lysoplasmalogenase family protein — protein sequence MAVFFSILTYLFLAGFAVMATVYMIHTAKERNQKTMVELLICGGLILAAAATGALAGKAAVGYALLMILALLLFAVVFVMHEQVESPRFLAGFFSALVANVIFSMAFAQASGMHWLDILFFIGILALFILVPRMAGLRIETLKVPAVLAAISATLMLTKAFSLLYVFRLPAACGWWSVAGTLLLLGGQAVVALPQFSSRFSRHRIPALILSFAGQIALVLGLMNASF from the coding sequence ATGGCCGTTTTCTTCTCGATTCTCACTTATCTGTTCCTTGCGGGCTTCGCCGTCATGGCAACGGTCTATATGATCCACACCGCAAAAGAGCGCAACCAAAAGACGATGGTAGAGCTGCTGATCTGCGGCGGCTTGATCCTGGCGGCGGCGGCCACTGGCGCCCTGGCCGGAAAGGCAGCCGTAGGCTACGCACTGCTGATGATACTGGCGCTGCTGCTATTTGCCGTGGTGTTTGTGATGCACGAGCAGGTGGAGTCCCCCCGGTTTCTGGCGGGGTTCTTCAGCGCGCTGGTCGCAAATGTGATCTTTTCCATGGCCTTTGCACAGGCCAGCGGCATGCACTGGCTGGATATTTTGTTCTTCATCGGCATACTGGCGCTGTTCATCCTGGTTCCCCGGATGGCGGGGCTGCGGATCGAAACGCTGAAGGTGCCGGCCGTGTTGGCCGCTATCAGCGCCACGCTGATGTTGACCAAAGCCTTTTCCCTTTTGTATGTTTTTCGCCTGCCCGCGGCCTGCGGCTGGTGGAGCGTGGCCGGTACCCTGCTGCTGCTGGGCGGACAGGCGGTAGTAGCCCTGCCGCAGTTCTCCTCCCGCTTTAGCCGCCACAGGATCCCTGCGCTGATACTGAGCTTTGCCGGGCAGATCGCCCTGGTGCTGGGGTTGATGAACGCTTCATTTTAA
- a CDS encoding amidohydrolase family protein: MIVDFHMHLFPDAIAPKALAGLARTCGMVPRGAGTVADTLDILDRCGVDAGVIEHIATRPGQTESVNKFAQQIQSDRLICMGSVYPTDPGAAQWVGRIREMGLHGLKLHPDYQDYRADDRAAYPVYEQAQALGLPIVFHAGYDPLSPKLIHTTPAMLRRITSDFPRLQVVAAHMGGMECRLEALETLCGIPNLYFDTALCAEGFMAPALLQEMIARHGYERVLLGSDCPWHLPENEMRLIDSLPIPTSQKEAILGDNAARLLGLDA; encoded by the coding sequence ATGATCGTCGATTTTCACATGCACCTGTTTCCGGACGCTATTGCCCCCAAGGCACTGGCCGGGCTGGCCCGTACCTGCGGCATGGTCCCCCGCGGCGCGGGCACGGTAGCGGACACGCTGGATATTTTGGACCGCTGCGGCGTGGACGCGGGGGTGATCGAGCACATCGCCACCCGCCCCGGACAGACGGAGAGCGTAAACAAATTTGCCCAGCAGATCCAGTCGGACAGGCTGATCTGTATGGGTTCGGTCTACCCCACCGACCCCGGCGCGGCCCAGTGGGTAGGCCGTATCCGGGAAATGGGCCTGCATGGGCTCAAGCTGCACCCGGATTATCAGGATTACCGGGCCGACGACCGGGCCGCCTACCCGGTGTATGAACAGGCCCAGGCGCTAGGGCTGCCCATCGTCTTCCACGCCGGATACGATCCGCTCTCGCCCAAGCTGATCCATACCACGCCCGCCATGCTGCGGCGGATCACATCGGACTTTCCCCGCCTGCAAGTGGTCGCCGCCCATATGGGGGGGATGGAGTGCCGTTTAGAGGCGTTGGAGACCCTTTGCGGCATCCCCAACCTGTACTTTGATACCGCGCTTTGTGCCGAAGGCTTCATGGCCCCCGCCTTATTGCAGGAGATGATCGCCCGCCACGGCTACGAGCGGGTGCTGCTGGGCAGCGACTGCCCTTGGCACCTACCCGAAAACGAGATGCGCCTGATCGATTCGCTCCCCATCCCCACCAGCCAAAAAGAGGCCATACTGGGAGATAACGCGGCAAGGCTGCTGGGGCTTGACGCTTAG
- a CDS encoding FHA domain-containing protein: MEDTLYQFIAGIMRYVFILLIWLILIVTARSAWKEYRLQRRYMGKRVVIGYLERRGPEGALERYPLGMDALIGSGRGCDVRIRDEGLERRQAQISCRDDGVFLLDLSKGDPPVINGVGAPERVQLLNGDQIRFGEVTFRLRLEVERDA, from the coding sequence ATGGAGGATACGCTTTATCAGTTTATAGCGGGGATCATGCGTTATGTGTTCATCCTGCTGATCTGGCTGATCCTGATCGTTACCGCCCGCAGCGCCTGGAAGGAATACCGCCTCCAGCGCCGCTACATGGGAAAGCGCGTAGTGATCGGGTACTTGGAGCGCCGGGGCCCGGAGGGGGCGCTGGAGCGCTATCCCCTGGGGATGGATGCGCTGATCGGCTCTGGACGGGGATGCGATGTGCGCATCCGCGACGAGGGATTAGAGCGGCGCCAGGCGCAGATTTCCTGCCGGGATGACGGCGTGTTTTTGCTGGACCTTTCCAAGGGAGACCCGCCGGTGATCAACGGCGTGGGCGCCCCTGAGCGGGTGCAGCTGCTAAACGGCGACCAGATCCGCTTTGGAGAGGTGACGTTTCGCTTAAGATTGGAGGTGGAGCGGGATGCGTGA
- a CDS encoding MgtC/SapB family protein, with the protein MVWTDFLIRISLAAVLGALIGLERLMHRHMAGIRTNVLVCVGACLFVLFSLIDEEMGDRSRVAAQVVTGIGFLGGGVIVRDGFTIKGLTTAATLWCTAAIGVLLAAGHLMFACMATALVLLTNILLRPFSNHISAKNFSQNTRYGCLYRFEITCRQSDEWTLRGDLAQMLRDQKMQLQALESKDAKDGFVDFTVYARQRTPQDATAEYVVHELALREGVRRASWYREDHVGNDEEAGF; encoded by the coding sequence ATGGTCTGGACCGACTTTTTGATCCGCATCAGTTTAGCCGCCGTACTGGGGGCGCTCATCGGCCTTGAACGGCTGATGCACCGGCATATGGCCGGCATCCGCACCAACGTGTTGGTCTGCGTTGGCGCCTGTCTTTTCGTGCTTTTTTCCCTGATCGATGAGGAAATGGGGGATCGTTCCCGCGTAGCGGCCCAGGTGGTCACCGGCATCGGCTTTCTGGGCGGCGGCGTGATCGTGCGCGATGGGTTTACCATCAAGGGGCTGACCACCGCGGCCACCTTGTGGTGCACCGCCGCCATCGGCGTATTGCTGGCCGCCGGGCACCTGATGTTTGCCTGCATGGCCACCGCGCTGGTACTGCTGACCAATATCCTGCTGCGGCCCTTTTCCAACCATATCTCTGCCAAAAACTTCAGCCAGAATACCCGCTATGGCTGCCTGTACCGCTTTGAGATCACCTGCCGCCAGAGCGACGAGTGGACCCTGCGCGGCGATTTGGCGCAAATGCTGCGCGACCAGAAAATGCAGCTGCAGGCCCTGGAGAGCAAGGACGCCAAGGACGGTTTTGTGGATTTTACGGTCTATGCCCGCCAGCGCACCCCGCAGGATGCCACCGCCGAGTATGTGGTGCACGAGCTTGCCCTGCGCGAGGGGGTGCGCCGCGCCTCCTGGTATCGGGAGGATCACGTGGGCAACGATGAAGAGGCCGGTTTTTAG